The following are from one region of the Bacillus methanolicus MGA3 genome:
- a CDS encoding aspartyl-phosphate phosphatase Spo0E family protein → MIRGICMMFSTSTNELEERINQLKKELIQISEETGLNSYDTLYCSQKLDQLITMYQKQLQLSHKK, encoded by the coding sequence ATGATTAGGGGAATTTGTATGATGTTTAGTACTTCAACCAACGAATTAGAAGAAAGAATTAATCAGCTTAAAAAAGAATTGATCCAGATCTCTGAAGAAACCGGCTTAAATAGCTATGACACCCTTTATTGCAGTCAGAAATTAGACCAACTAATCACGATGTACCAAAAACAATTACAACTTTCTCATAAAAAATAA
- a CDS encoding M56 family metallopeptidase, with translation MTSRMKSELVFAIILLFGGFTLLEMAIFLYHHFGRSLQYWLMPQHSTTMSKGYSILGLTISLFFIIVFVRITWKIIQQLKLSDKWYTKFLLTQNWSKTRYINAQYPEFLNQILVIENHQFVALTTGFIKPKIVISTFVMDHFSEEELRAILLHEQFHSIHRDPFRLMLIKVVTEGLSYIPMLKSLVQYYNTWRELLADQYAFKKMKSSNPLGSVLLKVSKIQANTSFGEAVMHFADVAMNYRIMQIIEPKKHIPIPIIVNKKSLIVSVTLLLINVLIFAICVESQIFCHKFLI, from the coding sequence ATGACTTCAAGGATGAAATCTGAATTGGTTTTTGCAATAATCCTCTTATTTGGAGGATTTACGCTGTTAGAAATGGCAATATTCTTATACCACCATTTCGGTAGGAGTCTGCAATATTGGTTAATGCCTCAACATTCAACGACAATGAGTAAAGGATATTCTATACTTGGATTAACGATTAGCCTATTTTTTATCATTGTATTTGTAAGAATAACTTGGAAAATCATACAGCAACTTAAACTTTCTGACAAGTGGTATACAAAATTTTTGCTTACTCAAAATTGGTCCAAAACTAGGTATATAAACGCTCAATATCCGGAGTTTTTAAATCAAATCTTGGTCATAGAAAATCACCAGTTTGTTGCTTTAACCACTGGGTTTATAAAACCGAAAATCGTGATATCGACCTTTGTAATGGATCATTTTTCGGAAGAAGAGCTTCGAGCCATCCTGCTTCACGAACAATTTCACTCCATACATCGAGACCCATTTAGACTAATGCTTATAAAGGTTGTGACAGAAGGATTATCTTATATTCCTATGCTGAAGAGTCTGGTTCAATATTACAACACTTGGAGAGAATTGCTCGCTGACCAGTATGCCTTTAAAAAGATGAAGAGCAGTAATCCACTTGGTTCAGTATTGTTGAAGGTTTCAAAAATTCAAGCAAATACGTCATTTGGTGAGGCTGTGATGCATTTCGCTGATGTGGCGATGAATTATCGAATTATGCAGATCATAGAACCTAAAAAACATATTCCTATCCCCATTATCGTTAACAAAAAATCTCTTATCGTATCGGTAACTCTTCTACTTATCAATGTCCTCATTTTTGCAATATGTGTAGAAAGCCAAATCTTTTGTCATAAATTCTTAATCTAG
- a CDS encoding BlaI/MecI/CopY family transcriptional regulator has protein sequence MKINNFKINEEGLNRFFGALEAKIMNYIWSSGQVTIREVQQHINNEKPISFNAVMTVMNRLVDKGHLHKETRGRITYFKAVQTKEQFLSEQTKSIAYGLIEDFGGLAVTNMVDAIQDVDPSLLKQLEEKLNEAKRRNEQ, from the coding sequence TTGAAAATCAATAACTTTAAAATCAATGAAGAGGGATTGAATCGTTTCTTTGGAGCCTTGGAAGCAAAAATAATGAATTATATCTGGTCATCAGGGCAAGTCACCATTAGGGAAGTCCAACAGCATATCAATAATGAAAAACCAATTTCTTTTAATGCTGTTATGACTGTAATGAATAGGCTTGTTGATAAAGGACATCTACACAAAGAAACGAGAGGACGAATCACTTACTTTAAAGCCGTTCAAACCAAGGAGCAATTTTTATCTGAGCAAACCAAATCCATAGCTTATGGACTTATTGAGGATTTTGGAGGATTAGCTGTAACTAATATGGTTGATGCCATTCAGGATGTGGATCCATCCTTGCTTAAACAGCTAGAAGAAAAATTAAATGAAGCCAAAAGAAGGAATGAACAATGA
- a CDS encoding PCYCGC domain-containing protein has protein sequence MKYKGFFVLLLLTLIISACSSNKEQLHQEHSSNGDLQEKTASADVLPTFLKGQSEEIRLVYQAAGKSTELLQWIPCYCGCAESAGHKSNMNCFVKKINEDGSVVWDDHGTRCGVCLEIAAESMKMKQEGKSIKEIRNYIDEKYKEGYAKPTKTPIPL, from the coding sequence ATGAAATATAAGGGATTTTTTGTTTTACTTCTGCTCACTTTGATCATTTCAGCTTGCAGTTCAAATAAAGAACAATTACATCAAGAGCATTCATCCAATGGAGATTTGCAAGAAAAAACTGCTTCTGCCGATGTTTTACCGACCTTTTTGAAAGGTCAAAGTGAAGAGATCCGCTTGGTGTATCAAGCTGCTGGCAAATCAACAGAGTTGTTACAATGGATTCCTTGTTATTGCGGTTGTGCTGAGAGTGCTGGACATAAAAGTAATATGAATTGCTTTGTCAAAAAAATCAATGAAGATGGTTCTGTTGTATGGGATGACCACGGTACTCGTTGTGGAGTTTGCTTAGAAATTGCAGCTGAATCCATGAAAATGAAACAAGAAGGTAAATCTATAAAGGAAATTCGCAATTACATTGATGAAAAGTACAAAGAAGGTTACGCAAAACCAACTAAAACTCCAATTCCTTTATAA
- a CDS encoding ATP-binding cassette domain-containing protein → MSGMKNLIHFARMSKKEFTLEQIYDVVKKVNLESSIHKKVKTYSLGMRQRLGIAQAILHNPSLLILDEPTNGLDPKGILELRSYLKSLKNEGKSIIISSHLLSEMQLICDRAAIIEEGKLVDVISLKDKKFSSQKEFDVSNSHDAARILRNNSYNVEIISKSKIRVSTMKEEIPIIIDILIRNNIKVYYIKESEVLLENHFLNLTKAEGQ, encoded by the coding sequence ATGTCTGGAATGAAAAATTTAATTCACTTTGCACGAATGTCAAAAAAAGAATTCACATTAGAGCAAATTTACGATGTAGTTAAAAAAGTAAATTTAGAATCTTCCATCCACAAGAAAGTAAAAACTTACTCATTGGGAATGCGTCAACGGTTAGGTATTGCTCAGGCAATCTTGCATAACCCTTCTCTTCTTATATTAGATGAGCCGACTAACGGATTAGATCCTAAAGGAATACTTGAATTAAGAAGCTATTTGAAATCCCTTAAAAATGAAGGAAAATCCATTATAATTTCTAGTCATTTGTTATCAGAAATGCAGTTAATATGTGATAGAGCTGCAATCATTGAGGAAGGAAAATTAGTTGACGTCATTTCCTTAAAAGATAAGAAATTCTCTTCGCAAAAGGAATTTGATGTTAGTAATTCCCATGACGCAGCAAGAATACTTAGAAACAATTCCTATAATGTTGAGATAATAAGCAAATCAAAAATCAGAGTTTCTACTATGAAAGAAGAGATACCGATTATTATAGATATTTTAATTAGGAATAATATAAAAGTCTATTATATTAAGGAATCAGAAGTATTATTAGAGAATCACTTTTTAAATCTAACAAAAGCTGAGGGACAATAA
- a CDS encoding ATP-binding cassette domain-containing protein: protein MENIALEVKNVVKQVREKIIINDISFNVKKGEIFGLLGPNGSGKTTLIRMIAGLISKTIGKIIINGTDIDRNHAQAMMEIGIIVENPICINICLE, encoded by the coding sequence ATGGAGAATATTGCTTTAGAGGTAAAAAATGTAGTTAAACAAGTACGAGAAAAAATTATTATTAATGATATCTCTTTTAATGTAAAAAAAGGAGAAATATTTGGCTTATTAGGCCCAAATGGTTCAGGTAAAACTACTTTGATTAGAATGATTGCTGGTCTTATCTCTAAAACTATTGGAAAAATAATTATTAACGGTACTGATATTGATAGAAATCATGCTCAAGCGATGATGGAAATAGGCATAATAGTTGAAAATCCGATATGTATAAATATATGTCTGGAATGA
- a CDS encoding LytTR family DNA-binding domain-containing protein: MHTFDRVYEIQASLKSIHSNLTEDFVRSHRSYIINKNHILEIKFLNQSCCEVIYSENKKALLKKMTFNKLFLERMK; this comes from the coding sequence ATTCATACGTTTGATCGTGTATATGAGATTCAAGCTTCTTTAAAATCAATTCATAGCAATCTAACGGAGGATTTTGTCCGTTCTCATCGATCTTATATCATTAATAAGAACCATATCTTAGAGATAAAATTTTTAAACCAATCTTGTTGTGAAGTTATTTATAGTGAAAATAAAAAAGCTCTTTTAAAGAAAATGACATTTAACAAATTATTCCTTGAAAGGATGAAGTGA